CGCCTCTGGTTGCCCAGCGGCAGCTTGCCTGACTTCACGTGAGCCAGTTCGGCTATGCCGACCTCCTCAAGAAGCCCCATCGCCTCCGAGCGGACCTCGGCCGTGTCGAAGCGGGCCCACGATGAGAACACTCCGCCGTAGTGCCTCAGCCCCAGTGCGGCGAGGACGTTGGTCAGCACCGAAAGGGTAGAGAAGGGCTTCACCACCTGGAAGGTCCTCCCAACCCCGAGAGAGGACATCCTGTGAGGCGGCAGCCCTCCAGTCGACCTGCCCTCGAAGAAGATCCTTCCCGAGGTCGGGGAGTAGACGCCGGAGACCAGGTTGAAGCAGGTCGTCTTCCCCGCGCCGTTCGGCCCGATCAGCCCGAGGATCTCGCCCTTTCTCATGGTGAAGGAGACCTCGTCGACCGCCTTCAGACCGCCGAAGTGTTTCGACACGGATTCCAGCCGGAGCAGAGCGTCATCCACGGCTCTCGCCCCCTCTCC
This genomic interval from Synergistaceae bacterium contains the following:
- a CDS encoding ABC transporter ATP-binding protein; translated protein: MDDALLRLESVSKHFGGLKAVDEVSFTMRKGEILGLIGPNGAGKTTCFNLVSGVYSPTSGRIFFEGRSTGGLPPHRMSSLGVGRTFQVVKPFSTLSVLTNVLAALGLRHYGGVFSSWARFDTAEVRSEAMGLLEEVGIAELAHVKSGKLPLGNQRRLELARALALKPRLLLLDETFSGLRHEEIELLSRLVRQVRDAGISVLLIEHNMKVAMGLSDRLVVLDHGRLLAEGRPQDVREDPRVIEAYLGKGDSSDAS